In the genome of bacterium, one region contains:
- a CDS encoding tyrosine-type recombinase/integrase, whose protein sequence is MVDARVLLKNKIASGELTEKESALISLFFNMKRATKGLAGKSEENKTRALVQAVKMLHQYGTTFDTVTTDTALAVFADIRKVEDDRPIFRINYQRDLISTFKAALLYLSDQKCITIDEKTIRSVKTPGMAWDAKRAEDLLTKDEALKVIDGARNSRDRAMLSMMYDGAHRPAELRRLKWRDLISDEHGYGMRTKVKTGRERWIRYTFASTYITQWKNDYPTDIKPDGFVFVSMQRPYHQLSHPGIWTIVHKIADRVGNKKVKAGIFRPSKITHDVEDGFDQAYIAQKCWGNLSTQMMRVYAKPGPGYIDKVALGKAGMLTDKEKMPEKVAAPVTDRICPHCATKNPAAAKWCINCRGPLTEEARATRSDAESFVNVNIAKLPPGDREKFMDDLAERVARKMAAKN, encoded by the coding sequence ATGGTAGATGCGAGAGTACTGCTCAAGAATAAAATAGCCAGCGGAGAATTGACAGAAAAAGAATCGGCGCTTATATCTCTGTTTTTCAATATGAAGCGCGCCACCAAGGGACTCGCGGGGAAATCCGAAGAGAATAAAACTCGAGCTCTCGTGCAGGCGGTGAAGATGCTGCACCAGTACGGGACGACTTTTGATACCGTCACGACCGACACCGCTCTCGCAGTGTTCGCCGATATCCGCAAGGTCGAAGACGACCGCCCGATCTTCCGCATCAACTATCAACGGGATCTGATCTCGACCTTCAAGGCAGCACTCCTCTACCTCTCCGATCAGAAGTGCATCACGATCGACGAGAAGACGATCCGATCCGTGAAGACGCCGGGCATGGCGTGGGATGCGAAGCGGGCCGAGGACCTGCTTACCAAGGACGAAGCATTGAAGGTTATCGACGGAGCGAGAAACTCCCGCGACCGTGCCATGCTCAGCATGATGTACGACGGGGCGCACCGGCCGGCCGAGCTGCGGCGGCTCAAGTGGCGCGACCTCATCAGCGACGAGCACGGGTACGGGATGCGGACGAAGGTAAAGACCGGGCGGGAGCGGTGGATCCGCTATACCTTCGCGTCAACGTATATCACCCAGTGGAAGAATGACTACCCGACCGATATCAAGCCCGATGGGTTCGTTTTTGTCTCGATGCAGCGGCCCTATCACCAGCTCTCGCACCCTGGCATATGGACCATCGTTCACAAGATCGCCGACCGGGTAGGAAACAAGAAAGTAAAAGCCGGTATCTTCCGCCCATCGAAGATCACGCACGATGTGGAAGACGGTTTCGACCAGGCATACATCGCTCAAAAGTGTTGGGGCAATCTCTCCACCCAGATGATGCGAGTCTATGCCAAGCCCGGGCCGGGGTATATCGATAAGGTCGCCCTCGGCAAAGCGGGGATGCTCACCGACAAGGAGAAGATGCCGGAGAAGGTCGCGGCCCCCGTCACGGATCGGATCTGCCCCCACTGTGCGACGAAGAATCCGGCGGCTGCGAAGTGGTGCATCAATTGTCGCGGGCCGCTCACGGAAGAAGCGAGGGCGACACGATCCGATGCGGAGTCCTTCGTTAACGTCAATATTGCCAAGCTCCCGCCCGGCGACCGCGAAAAATTCATGGACGACCTCGCCGAGCGTGTCGCCCGAAAAATGGCGGCTAAGAATTAA
- a CDS encoding helix-turn-helix domain-containing protein, with protein sequence MKLYTLGETANLLRVSRSTLLRLIKGQKLKTCNIGPRLVRVEEAEIIRYLRASGFMLPEACPSSDANQNPGNATPASGGM encoded by the coding sequence ATGAAACTCTATACACTCGGCGAGACGGCGAACCTTCTCCGCGTGAGTAGAAGCACCCTTTTAAGGCTAATTAAGGGGCAGAAGTTGAAAACCTGCAATATCGGGCCTCGGCTCGTCCGCGTCGAAGAAGCCGAGATCATCCGGTATCTTCGTGCAAGCGGTTTTATGCTCCCAGAAGCGTGCCCGTCCTCCGACGCCAATCAGAATCCGGGCAACGCTACCCCCGCAAGCGGAGGCATGTAA
- a CDS encoding DNA N-6-adenine-methyltransferase, with amino-acid sequence MNAALFSSASPEWLTPDWIISAVQDVLGTIDLDPCSNSKEFPNVPALTTFTKDSEPHPFNRNWRGTVYMNPPYGRGINGWVGKLVYEYNEGNVPEAIALVPSRTDTGWFNQLADAAVCWCAIEGRVKFGRGNGGSSDPAPFPSALMYLGHNVPLFYRTFSEFGRIYYQVPSGVHV; translated from the coding sequence ATGAACGCGGCTCTCTTCTCAAGTGCATCGCCGGAATGGCTCACGCCGGACTGGATTATCTCTGCCGTTCAAGACGTGCTCGGCACGATCGACCTCGATCCCTGCTCGAATTCTAAAGAATTCCCGAACGTGCCGGCGCTCACGACCTTCACAAAGGATTCAGAGCCGCACCCCTTTAACCGGAATTGGCGGGGCACGGTCTATATGAATCCCCCGTATGGTCGCGGGATCAACGGGTGGGTGGGGAAGTTGGTCTATGAGTACAACGAAGGCAATGTCCCCGAAGCGATCGCGCTTGTGCCGTCACGGACAGATACCGGATGGTTCAACCAGCTCGCAGATGCCGCCGTGTGCTGGTGCGCCATTGAGGGGCGCGTAAAATTCGGGCGTGGCAATGGTGGATCGAGCGACCCGGCGCCGTTCCCCTCGGCGCTGATGTACCTCGGCCATAATGTGCCGTTGTTTTATCGGACCTTCTCCGAATTCGGGCGGATCTACTATCAAGTTCCCTCGGGGGTGCACGTATGA